One stretch of Leadbetterella byssophila DSM 17132 DNA includes these proteins:
- a CDS encoding GNAT family N-acetyltransferase codes for MIIQFADAPPLSLETIDPEEAHIPEETGSAFVLWGKAIGDWGLNLTDKGFCVAQYSPNLIMENLPPVATESGITWFLEEGIYIRQFKVGDERSFAELNYAWISEYFVVEEEDEWVLFHPHEAILDQGGIILFACKGQELIGTVSLIIRNDEEVELSKMTVAKSHRGKGLGGFLVSSALYLAKGFQQGKVILFTNSLLDTAIRLYSRLGFKRVDLKGKLYRRADVKMELSLFEDLS; via the coding sequence ATGATAATACAGTTTGCAGATGCACCTCCTTTGAGTCTTGAGACCATTGATCCTGAGGAGGCTCACATTCCGGAGGAGACCGGAAGTGCTTTCGTTTTATGGGGGAAAGCTATAGGAGATTGGGGTCTGAATCTTACAGACAAAGGATTCTGCGTAGCGCAGTATTCGCCAAATCTAATTATGGAGAATCTTCCTCCAGTAGCTACAGAATCAGGCATTACCTGGTTTTTGGAGGAAGGTATTTATATCCGCCAATTCAAAGTGGGAGATGAAAGGTCTTTTGCCGAATTGAACTATGCGTGGATATCCGAATATTTTGTAGTGGAAGAAGAGGATGAATGGGTGCTATTCCATCCTCATGAGGCTATTTTGGATCAGGGCGGGATCATCTTATTTGCTTGTAAGGGGCAGGAACTTATAGGGACGGTTTCCCTCATTATACGAAATGATGAAGAAGTAGAATTGTCGAAAATGACGGTTGCGAAGTCTCATAGAGGCAAAGGTTTAGGGGGATTTTTGGTAAGTTCTGCATTGTACTTAGCAAAAGGGTTTCAGCAAGGTAAAGTTATACTCTTTACAAATTCCCTTTTGGATACAGCTATTCGGCTATACTCTCGTTTGGGATTCAAAAGAGTGGATTTAAAGGGAAAGCTATATAGGAGGGCAGATGTCAAAATGGAGCTAAGCCTTTTTGAGGATCTCTCCTAA
- a CDS encoding aminotransferase-like domain-containing protein, whose protein sequence is METDFLYRQIADPIEQQILTGILPTGTKLWSLRTLSREYGISQNTALNVYYYLEAKNLIESRPQSGYYVKYSPIKKVQQASLPSPRAVLADDSYWVHSVYQNIGQDHPLAMAHPGEALLPIAKLNKALIQASRSLQGSGVLYEKPEGNAELRKQVARWSFPLREDEIITTHGCLNAISLCLLSLTQPGDTIIVESPVSFGMLQVAKSLSLKIIELPTHPEYGISLLALERNLKKRRIAACLFIPTFSNPLGFCMSDEDKWKLVQLCEKYQVPLIENDINADVHFGKKRPKSCKSFDKSGIVLWCGSVSKTLAPGYRVGWVAPGRFYHEVLKTKIQHQISSTSITQEVIAHYLRTGRYEHHLRKLRVSLQAQLLHFQKAIADYFPRSTKVTSPQGGFTIWVQLHKDLNTLEIFEQCKKYDVSFAPGALFSLQHLYSNCLRLNFSLGWNSEVEEKLERLGEILKKA, encoded by the coding sequence ATGGAGACGGATTTCTTGTACCGACAAATAGCAGATCCTATTGAGCAACAGATATTGACCGGTATTCTACCCACTGGTACTAAGCTTTGGTCATTGAGAACCTTGAGCAGAGAATATGGCATAAGCCAAAATACCGCTTTGAACGTGTACTATTATCTGGAAGCCAAAAACCTTATAGAAAGCAGGCCTCAATCCGGGTACTATGTCAAATATTCCCCCATAAAAAAGGTACAGCAAGCCAGCTTACCCTCTCCCCGAGCCGTACTCGCAGATGATAGTTATTGGGTTCATTCTGTGTACCAAAATATTGGGCAGGATCACCCTTTGGCTATGGCGCATCCAGGAGAAGCCTTACTTCCCATAGCTAAGCTTAATAAAGCTTTAATTCAAGCTAGCAGAAGTCTGCAAGGATCCGGGGTATTGTATGAAAAGCCTGAAGGAAATGCTGAATTAAGAAAACAGGTGGCCAGATGGTCTTTTCCATTGAGAGAAGACGAAATCATCACTACTCACGGTTGCCTGAACGCCATCTCCCTTTGCCTGCTTTCTTTAACCCAACCGGGAGACACCATCATCGTAGAGAGTCCGGTATCCTTCGGGATGTTGCAAGTGGCGAAGTCGCTTAGCCTAAAGATCATCGAACTTCCTACTCACCCTGAGTACGGCATTTCCCTTTTGGCTTTGGAACGAAATCTAAAGAAAAGAAGGATTGCAGCCTGTCTGTTTATTCCTACTTTTAGTAATCCTTTGGGCTTCTGTATGTCAGATGAAGACAAGTGGAAACTGGTCCAATTGTGTGAAAAGTACCAGGTCCCTTTGATAGAAAATGATATCAATGCTGATGTCCATTTTGGGAAAAAGCGACCAAAATCTTGCAAAAGTTTTGATAAAAGCGGCATAGTACTCTGGTGCGGTTCCGTATCCAAAACCTTAGCTCCCGGATATAGAGTGGGCTGGGTCGCCCCCGGGAGATTCTACCATGAAGTGCTAAAAACAAAGATCCAGCACCAAATCTCTAGCACCTCTATCACGCAGGAGGTCATAGCCCATTACCTGAGAACCGGTAGATATGAACACCATTTGCGAAAGTTAAGAGTCTCACTACAAGCGCAGTTATTGCATTTCCAGAAAGCTATAGCTGACTATTTCCCAAGAAGCACAAAGGTCACCTCTCCCCAGGGAGGATTTACCATTTGGGTACAATTACATAAAGACCTCAATACCTTAGAGATCTTTGAACAATGTAAAAAATATGATGTCAGCTTCGCCCCCGGAGCCTTATTTAGTTTGCAGCATCTTTATTCCAACTGCCTCCGACTAAATTTCAGTCTAGGATGGAATTCAGAAGTGGAAGAAAAATTAGAAAGATTAGGAGAGATCCTCAAAAAGGCTTAG
- a CDS encoding cupin domain-containing protein, translating into MIPVKIACERLKDSGELFLELGRFGNISVEIYGPKEVDLQGPHEEDELYVIISGFGRFQCEGQIRDFEPGDLIFVPARAEHRFVSFSDDFRTWVIFVGR; encoded by the coding sequence ATGATACCGGTAAAGATAGCTTGTGAACGTTTGAAGGACTCTGGAGAGTTGTTTCTGGAGTTAGGGAGATTTGGCAATATCTCAGTAGAAATTTATGGACCAAAGGAAGTGGATCTTCAAGGTCCGCATGAGGAAGATGAACTATATGTTATAATTTCCGGATTCGGGAGGTTTCAGTGCGAAGGTCAGATACGGGATTTTGAACCCGGGGATTTGATATTTGTACCTGCCCGTGCGGAGCACCGTTTTGTGTCTTTTTCGGATGATTTCAGGACATGGGTTATCTTTGTAGGGAGATAG
- a CDS encoding nucleotidyl transferase AbiEii/AbiGii toxin family protein, producing MIKPGEIQQKAREVGVRDQQIEKDYILSWILKGVSQHDQLSKIIVFKGGTVLKKIYFPDYRFSEDLDFTLLTGEITNEQIFAWFKEAFEYIRDEANIPLDIIDNNEHEDGGINFYISYVVPLGEQGNNKRVKVDISRSEKLEFEPVLNPAFIDYTDLEEYDLQCYPLEEVLIEKLRSVMQRMAARDFYDIWYLLVEHGMEADFYLDEFRKKCARKGLNPKDFHKKLTERLPQYKGRWKSSMSEQIKDLPEFDKVEREVQRQLKKMKL from the coding sequence ATGATTAAACCCGGAGAAATACAGCAAAAGGCAAGAGAAGTGGGGGTTCGTGACCAGCAGATAGAGAAAGACTATATTCTCTCCTGGATATTAAAAGGTGTGTCTCAACACGACCAGCTCTCAAAAATCATTGTATTCAAAGGCGGCACTGTATTAAAGAAAATCTATTTTCCGGACTACAGGTTTTCTGAAGACCTTGATTTTACATTGTTGACCGGCGAGATTACTAATGAGCAGATATTTGCATGGTTTAAAGAAGCCTTTGAATATATCCGGGATGAAGCAAATATTCCCCTTGACATAATCGACAATAATGAGCATGAAGATGGTGGAATAAACTTCTATATCAGTTATGTAGTGCCATTGGGTGAACAAGGAAACAATAAGCGGGTAAAGGTAGATATTTCCAGAAGTGAAAAGCTGGAGTTTGAACCTGTTTTAAACCCCGCTTTTATTGATTATACGGATTTGGAAGAATATGATCTACAATGTTACCCACTGGAAGAGGTATTGATCGAAAAGCTACGTTCTGTAATGCAGCGTATGGCAGCAAGGGATTTTTACGATATCTGGTATTTATTGGTAGAGCATGGGATGGAAGCTGATTTTTACTTAGATGAGTTCAGGAAAAAATGTGCAAGAAAGGGATTAAACCCGAAAGATTTTCATAAGAAGCTAACAGAACGCCTACCCCAATACAAAGGTCGTTGGAAAAGCTCTATGAGCGAGCAGATAAAGGATTTGCCTGAATTCGATAAAGTGGAGAGAGAAGTACAAAGGCAGTTAAAGAAGATGAAATTATGA
- a CDS encoding type IV toxin-antitoxin system AbiEi family antitoxin domain-containing protein, with the protein MRNKYISTQSNELLSYFNEQDRFCFSYAEAFKALPESGESAVKELLSDMTKRGLLMRLKEGVYYIIPYEQDADTFMPDWHLVPEFIVKDAQYYIGYYSALQIHNLITQPSLKEQIVVSRQLRPSVIKIKNVPFQFIYHNPDHFFGMKKIWIDSFHKVQCSDLEKTIIDCLFKPDYAGGIVEIARAIGISANQIKFDKLLEYAKRFKSQAVIKRLGFLLELLEIDNPIIEKLLKEKTASYVVLDTELPRSGKMISRWGIQQNLETETIKSAIYT; encoded by the coding sequence ATGAGAAATAAGTACATCTCTACGCAGTCAAATGAACTCTTGTCATATTTTAATGAACAAGACAGATTTTGCTTTAGTTATGCAGAGGCTTTTAAGGCTTTACCCGAATCAGGGGAAAGCGCAGTAAAGGAATTATTAAGCGATATGACCAAAAGAGGTCTTTTAATGCGCTTAAAAGAGGGGGTCTATTATATCATTCCCTACGAACAAGATGCGGATACATTTATGCCTGACTGGCACCTGGTACCTGAATTTATTGTAAAAGATGCCCAATACTATATTGGCTACTATTCTGCGTTGCAAATTCATAATCTTATTACACAGCCGTCACTAAAAGAGCAAATTGTAGTTTCCAGGCAACTCAGACCTTCAGTAATTAAGATCAAAAACGTTCCTTTCCAGTTTATATACCATAATCCGGATCACTTCTTCGGGATGAAAAAAATCTGGATTGACAGCTTCCATAAAGTGCAATGCTCAGATCTTGAAAAAACGATTATTGACTGTCTTTTTAAGCCTGATTATGCGGGAGGCATCGTTGAGATTGCAAGAGCAATCGGCATTTCTGCAAACCAAATTAAATTTGATAAGCTGCTGGAATACGCAAAAAGATTTAAATCACAGGCAGTTATTAAGCGGCTTGGCTTTCTCCTGGAACTGTTAGAAATTGATAACCCGATTATAGAAAAATTATTAAAGGAGAAGACGGCCTCTTATGTTGTATTGGATACTGAACTACCCAGGTCAGGAAAAATGATAAGCAGATGGGGCATCCAGCAAAATCTGGAAACAGAAACCATTAAATCAGCTATTTACACATGA
- a CDS encoding collagen-like protein: MKTILSCYGILILLIFSSCEKGDPGAIGPAGEQGIPGKDGSLILSGNTAPAASLGKVGDMYLDKSNGNLYGPKTEAGWGTAFSLRGPAGAQGPAGAQGPAGAQGPAGAQGPAGPQGPAGAQGPAGTPGSKIHAGNGAPSANIGANGDYYLDQSNGNFYGPKNNSWGNPAINLKGNAQVVSSQWANVPWQNSNGFLSYQYTIPNPVLNALNVPSIKSLNENGGVVLMYLRTYVNSNEFWQWQIPGRINHSWNVEVRWSLLANQPNLVHISASEATPSNFNLIGAQFRYVVIPSSTVLQALEQGISLEQLLP, translated from the coding sequence ATGAAAACGATTCTTTCCTGCTACGGGATCCTTATATTACTTATTTTTTCCTCCTGTGAAAAAGGGGATCCGGGAGCTATTGGTCCTGCCGGAGAACAAGGCATACCGGGTAAAGATGGATCCCTCATTTTAAGCGGTAATACTGCACCTGCAGCCAGCCTCGGAAAGGTGGGAGATATGTATTTAGATAAATCAAATGGAAACTTATATGGTCCAAAAACCGAGGCGGGATGGGGTACTGCATTCTCATTGAGGGGACCGGCAGGAGCGCAAGGGCCTGCTGGAGCGCAGGGACCGGCAGGTGCACAAGGACCCGCTGGAGCTCAAGGACCTGCCGGGCCACAAGGACCTGCCGGAGCCCAAGGACCCGCTGGAACACCGGGATCAAAGATACATGCCGGGAACGGAGCTCCCTCAGCTAATATAGGTGCCAATGGAGATTATTATCTTGACCAAAGTAACGGGAATTTCTATGGGCCAAAAAACAACTCATGGGGTAATCCTGCTATCAATTTGAAAGGAAATGCGCAAGTAGTAAGTTCTCAGTGGGCCAATGTGCCCTGGCAAAACAGTAATGGATTTCTTAGCTATCAGTATACCATTCCAAACCCCGTTTTAAATGCCTTAAATGTTCCCTCCATCAAAAGTCTAAATGAAAACGGAGGAGTAGTACTGATGTATCTACGCACCTATGTCAATTCCAATGAATTTTGGCAATGGCAAATCCCAGGAAGAATAAACCACAGTTGGAACGTTGAAGTGCGGTGGTCCTTACTCGCTAATCAACCTAATTTGGTACACATATCAGCTAGTGAGGCTACCCCTTCCAACTTTAATTTGATCGGAGCGCAATTCCGATACGTAGTTATTCCCTCAAGTACCGTATTGCAGGCTCTGGAACAGGGCATATCTCTCGAACAGCTATTACCATGA
- a CDS encoding sensor histidine kinase gives MFLFLMLLWGQLPYAQEMQIYKEPIPQEKGEFVYLKNRRDVLTYLIAVDTLSEEVYFKDTSGLGYIRTGRTFPDFPEISKVPVRANSALVRIEQKTGIKYHPPYWTYEEVLDYIYRYKQRTELQLLINTLSIGFLTFLLLFFIFYSFVARQKLYYLYVVYIFMAWLFCLSMPNELPLPAKQFLTAAGIDQDIDETALAWMFIFYIAFSDELLGISIQSKSLKRIFRVCYVGLGLYGFFQLVIGIWHIHVPFLHEIYLGFRLLFLPLYIFILALVIFKVNSPLKTYLLVANGFMLLGALVSVVINYSDVYLYWGENRLIHATFLQLGILAETACFAFALGYHNTLIRKQRDEKERQQFAMERRVNKLTLQAIETQMNPHFLFNGINAVRDLMMKNEKEAAKDYLNTLALLLRSSLMNSRKEEVSLEEELEYVKLYLTIEKLRLGSEFHFEIKCDEELDPGTLLLPSQLLHPIVENAVKHGLRWKEGEKWVKISIFRDGVECWKISIKDNGIGRTKSEELKKADPLKSTGLGLPLVQEKLKLYYNLQGKEVEFEVLDQEGTEVLFTFWTWKK, from the coding sequence ATGTTCTTGTTCTTGATGTTGTTATGGGGGCAATTACCCTATGCACAAGAAATGCAGATCTACAAGGAGCCTATCCCACAGGAGAAGGGTGAATTTGTATACCTAAAGAATAGGAGGGATGTGCTAACCTATTTGATTGCCGTAGATACCTTGAGTGAAGAAGTGTATTTTAAGGATACCAGCGGACTAGGTTACATTAGGACCGGAAGGACTTTTCCTGATTTTCCCGAGATTTCAAAAGTGCCTGTACGAGCGAATAGCGCTTTGGTGAGGATAGAGCAAAAGACCGGGATCAAGTACCATCCGCCCTACTGGACTTATGAGGAAGTTTTAGATTATATCTATAGGTATAAGCAGAGGACAGAATTACAGCTTTTGATCAATACCCTAAGTATAGGGTTCCTAACATTTTTATTGTTGTTCTTCATTTTTTACAGTTTTGTAGCTAGGCAAAAGCTTTATTACCTCTACGTAGTTTATATTTTCATGGCTTGGCTCTTTTGCCTGAGCATGCCGAATGAACTTCCACTTCCCGCTAAACAATTTTTAACGGCAGCAGGTATTGATCAGGACATAGATGAGACGGCATTGGCTTGGATGTTTATTTTCTATATAGCCTTCAGTGATGAATTACTTGGTATTTCTATCCAAAGTAAGAGTTTAAAGAGGATTTTTCGGGTCTGTTATGTAGGTCTGGGGCTGTATGGATTCTTCCAATTGGTGATTGGAATTTGGCATATACATGTGCCTTTTTTGCATGAAATCTATTTGGGTTTTCGTCTCTTATTCTTGCCGCTCTATATTTTTATTTTGGCGCTGGTCATCTTTAAGGTGAATAGTCCTTTAAAGACTTATTTGTTGGTAGCCAATGGCTTTATGTTACTAGGAGCACTGGTTTCTGTGGTGATCAACTATAGCGATGTTTATCTGTATTGGGGGGAGAACCGACTCATTCATGCCACCTTCCTGCAGCTCGGAATCTTAGCTGAAACGGCATGTTTTGCCTTTGCCTTGGGCTATCATAACACTTTGATCAGAAAGCAAAGAGACGAAAAGGAACGTCAACAATTTGCGATGGAAAGGAGAGTGAACAAGCTTACGCTTCAAGCTATAGAGACGCAGATGAATCCTCATTTTTTGTTCAATGGGATCAATGCCGTGCGGGACTTGATGATGAAGAATGAAAAGGAGGCAGCTAAGGACTATTTAAACACTTTGGCACTGTTACTTAGAAGCAGTTTAATGAACTCCCGAAAGGAAGAAGTTAGTCTGGAGGAAGAATTAGAGTATGTTAAACTCTATCTGACTATAGAAAAATTGAGATTAGGCTCTGAATTTCATTTTGAAATAAAATGCGATGAAGAACTTGATCCGGGGACTTTGCTCTTGCCCTCCCAACTATTACACCCTATTGTTGAAAATGCAGTAAAACATGGATTGAGGTGGAAAGAAGGAGAGAAGTGGGTGAAGATCTCGATTTTCAGGGATGGGGTGGAATGTTGGAAAATCAGTATTAAGGACAATGGAATAGGTAGGACGAAATCGGAAGAATTGAAGAAAGCAGATCCTCTGAAGAGCACAGGACTAGGACTACCTTTGGTACAAGAAAAATTAAAACTCTATTATAACCTCCAGGGAAAGGAAGTGGAATTTGAGGTGTTGGATCAGGAGGGCACTGAAGTACTCTTTACCTTTTGGACATGGAAAAAATAA
- a CDS encoding LytR/AlgR family response regulator transcription factor, with product MEKIKCAIVDDEDHATDTLQYLLHTYCPQVEIVGIYHKPNDFLNDRDVQSGLNLLFLDIEMSPFSGFWLLQELHQAWRQLPFDVIFQTAYDQYALKAIQNNALDYLLKPIMPGELQKSVRKWEEKRVRHFHPLQWRQLEENLKEPQKLPEKIALPNQEGYFILEINNILRCEADRNYTHVKDRSGQTHLVCRSLKEFEQILEPYGFLRVHHSHVIHPDAVVKILREGGGTLVLTDQARVVITKNKEGVMEKLFERIKKV from the coding sequence ATGGAAAAAATAAAATGCGCCATTGTAGATGATGAGGATCATGCAACTGATACCTTACAGTATTTATTACACACTTATTGTCCCCAAGTGGAAATAGTGGGGATTTATCATAAACCTAATGATTTCTTGAATGACAGGGACGTTCAATCCGGACTGAATCTCCTCTTCTTAGATATAGAGATGAGTCCTTTTTCGGGCTTTTGGCTATTGCAGGAACTGCATCAAGCTTGGCGACAGTTGCCTTTTGACGTCATATTCCAAACGGCTTATGATCAATATGCCTTAAAGGCTATACAGAATAATGCCTTGGATTACCTGCTCAAGCCCATTATGCCGGGAGAATTACAAAAATCAGTAAGGAAGTGGGAAGAGAAGAGGGTCAGGCATTTCCATCCTTTGCAGTGGAGGCAACTAGAGGAGAATTTGAAAGAGCCGCAAAAGTTGCCTGAAAAGATAGCTTTGCCTAATCAGGAAGGATACTTTATATTGGAAATCAACAATATTTTACGTTGTGAGGCGGACAGGAACTATACCCATGTTAAAGACAGAAGCGGACAAACGCACCTGGTTTGTCGATCTCTAAAGGAGTTTGAACAGATTCTGGAACCTTATGGATTCCTGAGAGTGCATCATTCTCATGTCATCCACCCGGATGCGGTGGTTAAAATTCTACGAGAAGGAGGTGGAACCTTGGTTTTGACTGATCAAGCTCGGGTGGTCATTACTAAGAACAAAGAAGGTGTAATGGAGAAACTGTTTGAAAGGATAAAGAAGGTTTAA
- a CDS encoding ketopantoate reductase family protein, producing MKKMVYVIGPGAIGKALANFLGWKGLEVQLVGKKNSPFVQLSEMGSGIYIICTKAYVNEEIAIYLKEGPIILLQNGKGVEMPFTDFPEVYRAVIFATGQEGTFRAVSTSRLGVVKGSARRAIELAELISTQEFPFVYEENINVLVWKKLIVNSAFNALCPLLEVDNGIFVRDDKALYWAKVIMEEGRLLAEKEGVMLSQEELMQSLLEISERSSGQLISTYQDILQGKPTEVEYINGSLSEGKLNHFLADLIRIKSCIKS from the coding sequence ATGAAAAAAATGGTGTATGTGATTGGTCCTGGAGCAATAGGCAAGGCTTTGGCAAATTTCTTAGGATGGAAAGGTTTGGAAGTGCAATTAGTAGGGAAAAAGAATTCTCCTTTTGTCCAACTTTCTGAGATGGGATCCGGCATCTATATTATTTGTACAAAGGCTTATGTTAATGAGGAAATTGCTATATATCTCAAAGAGGGTCCCATTATTTTGCTTCAGAACGGTAAGGGTGTGGAAATGCCCTTTACAGATTTTCCGGAGGTATATAGGGCCGTTATTTTTGCTACAGGACAGGAAGGAACATTTAGAGCAGTAAGCACCAGTAGGTTAGGTGTAGTTAAAGGTTCTGCGAGACGGGCCATAGAATTGGCGGAGCTGATAAGTACACAGGAATTTCCTTTTGTATATGAAGAAAATATCAATGTACTTGTCTGGAAAAAGCTCATTGTGAACTCGGCTTTTAATGCCCTTTGTCCCTTATTAGAAGTAGATAACGGTATATTTGTTAGAGATGATAAGGCATTGTACTGGGCAAAGGTCATCATGGAAGAAGGTAGGTTACTGGCGGAAAAGGAGGGTGTAATGCTTTCTCAAGAGGAGCTGATGCAAAGTTTATTGGAGATCAGTGAGAGGTCGAGTGGCCAACTCATTTCTACCTATCAAGATATACTCCAAGGTAAACCAACAGAGGTGGAATATATCAATGGTAGCCTATCAGAGGGGAAATTAAATCATTTTTTAGCCGACTTAATCCGAATAAAATCATGCATAAAATCCTAA
- a CDS encoding SDR family oxidoreductase, whose translation MHKILITGGSRGIGAATTYLAFKRGYEVLFTYKKDLQSAENLANKIQKEGGKVGFVQADLRYEEEVKKVFAEVQRRWGKLDVLVNNAGGLALQSTFRGIEMGRWKNMFHLNFFSAVQCTAEALKYMQVGASIVNVSSIAARSGAPGEYMDYASAKAALECFTKGLAQELGPEGIRVNAVRPAFIYTEIHADGGEVGRVDRIKSGIPLRRGGHAEEVAEAILWLASPLSSYSTGTIIDVTGGR comes from the coding sequence ATGCATAAAATCCTAATCACCGGCGGTAGTAGAGGTATAGGTGCCGCAACCACATATTTGGCTTTCAAAAGAGGGTATGAAGTTCTTTTTACCTATAAAAAGGATCTGCAATCGGCAGAAAATCTGGCGAATAAGATACAAAAGGAGGGAGGTAAGGTAGGTTTTGTGCAGGCGGACTTGAGGTACGAAGAGGAGGTGAAAAAGGTGTTTGCTGAAGTCCAAAGACGGTGGGGAAAACTTGATGTACTGGTAAATAATGCCGGAGGATTAGCGTTGCAAAGCACCTTCCGTGGTATAGAGATGGGTAGGTGGAAGAACATGTTCCATTTGAATTTCTTCTCGGCTGTGCAGTGTACAGCAGAGGCTTTGAAGTATATGCAAGTGGGAGCAAGTATAGTGAATGTCTCATCCATTGCCGCCCGAAGCGGTGCTCCTGGAGAATACATGGATTATGCTTCAGCAAAGGCTGCATTAGAGTGTTTCACCAAAGGCCTTGCTCAAGAATTAGGTCCCGAAGGAATCCGTGTCAATGCGGTGAGGCCGGCTTTTATTTATACGGAAATTCATGCTGACGGGGGAGAAGTAGGCAGGGTAGATCGCATAAAATCCGGTATTCCTCTTCGTAGGGGAGGACATGCGGAGGAGGTGGCGGAAGCCATATTATGGTTGGCATCACCTTTATCCAGTTATTCTACAGGAACCATTATAGATGTGACAGGGGGAAGATGA